A genome region from Candidatus Microthrix parvicella Bio17-1 includes the following:
- a CDS encoding thiolase family protein, producing MADVVIASAVRTPIGTSYKGTLAATTAQQLSEVAVGAALERSGVPAEAIEDLVMGESMQGGGNIARYTAIELGLDSVPGAAIQRWCASGMSAVNYLAANIASGMVECGIAGGTESMSTAPATMKPGPDGSQQSWLPAAHPETDITPAFNMAMTVGENTARIAGVTREQADEWAFHSHQRAIAAIDNGYFDAELVPVPLGDGNNFSVDEHPRRTSSLEKLASLPVINPMLEGAIVTPGNSSGLNDGAAAMVLCSREFATSHGLTPLATIRSWASAADMVERNGLAPTLAIPKALKLAGIGIDDVDAVEINEAFSSMAVASSRELGLDHAITNQVGSGCSLGHPIACTGARMLVTMAHQLARTDTQWGVAAMCAAGGMGAATVIERL from the coding sequence ATGGCTGACGTAGTGATCGCAAGCGCTGTTCGTACCCCCATCGGCACCTCCTACAAGGGCACCCTGGCGGCGACGACCGCCCAGCAGCTCTCCGAGGTGGCCGTCGGGGCCGCCCTTGAGCGCTCCGGTGTGCCCGCCGAGGCGATCGAAGACCTCGTGATGGGCGAGTCGATGCAGGGTGGCGGCAACATCGCCCGCTACACGGCCATCGAGTTGGGTCTCGACAGCGTGCCCGGTGCGGCGATTCAGCGCTGGTGCGCCTCGGGCATGTCGGCGGTCAACTACCTGGCCGCCAACATCGCCTCGGGCATGGTCGAGTGCGGTATCGCGGGTGGTACCGAGTCGATGTCGACGGCACCGGCCACCATGAAGCCGGGTCCCGATGGGTCACAGCAGAGTTGGCTGCCCGCCGCCCACCCCGAGACCGACATCACGCCGGCCTTCAATATGGCGATGACGGTGGGGGAGAACACCGCCCGTATCGCCGGCGTCACTCGTGAGCAGGCTGACGAGTGGGCATTTCACTCCCATCAGCGGGCAATCGCAGCCATCGACAACGGCTACTTCGACGCCGAGTTGGTGCCCGTTCCGCTCGGCGACGGCAACAACTTCAGCGTCGACGAACACCCGCGTCGCACCTCGTCGCTCGAGAAACTGGCGTCTCTGCCGGTGATCAACCCGATGTTGGAGGGTGCCATCGTCACCCCCGGCAACAGCTCGGGCCTCAACGACGGCGCTGCCGCCATGGTGCTGTGCAGCCGCGAGTTCGCCACCAGTCATGGTCTGACCCCGCTGGCGACGATCCGCTCCTGGGCATCGGCGGCCGACATGGTGGAGCGAAACGGTCTGGCCCCCACGCTGGCGATCCCAAAGGCGCTCAAGCTGGCCGGTATCGGTATCGACGACGTCGATGCGGTGGAGATCAATGAGGCGTTCTCGTCGATGGCTGTGGCATCGTCCCGCGAGCTGGGCCTTGACCACGCGATCACCAACCAGGTGGGCTCGGGCTGTTCGCTGGGCCACCCCATCGCCTGCACCGGCGCGCGCATGCTCGTCACGATGGCCCATCAGTTGGCTCGCACCGACACCCAGTGGGGCGTTGCCGCCATGTGCGCCGCCGGTGGCATGGGCGCCGCGACGGTGATCGAGCGGCTCTGA
- the trmD gene encoding tRNA (guanosine(37)-N1)-methyltransferase TrmD, with translation MGSSTSTPDATPVDGPAVVSPSPDAPRLDIAVFTIFPQLIDAFAGESLLGKAQRRHLVRVRTHDLRDYTTGVHRSVDDAPFGGGAGMVMTPEPIFSAVEAIEPPRPLLMLGPAGRPFSQAMAAELAAGGGFSLLCGRYEAIDARVRDHLVDGEVSLGDFVLAGGEVAALALIEATARLVPGVMGNATSALEESHSENLLEYPHYTRPAEFRGWEVPDVLTSGDHARVARWRRAQALARTLADRPDLIEARGGLTAADRKLLAEFHLG, from the coding sequence ATGGGCTCTTCGACCTCTACGCCTGACGCCACGCCGGTGGACGGGCCGGCAGTCGTGTCGCCATCCCCCGATGCGCCACGGCTCGACATCGCGGTGTTCACGATCTTTCCGCAACTGATCGACGCCTTCGCGGGTGAGTCGTTGTTGGGCAAGGCGCAACGCAGGCATCTGGTGCGGGTCAGGACCCACGACCTGCGGGACTACACCACCGGCGTGCACCGCAGCGTCGACGACGCCCCGTTCGGGGGAGGCGCGGGCATGGTGATGACCCCGGAGCCCATCTTCAGCGCCGTCGAGGCCATCGAGCCGCCGCGTCCATTGCTGATGCTGGGACCCGCCGGTCGGCCGTTCAGCCAGGCGATGGCGGCCGAACTGGCGGCGGGCGGTGGCTTTTCGCTGCTGTGCGGACGTTACGAGGCCATCGATGCCCGGGTGCGCGACCACCTGGTGGACGGTGAGGTGTCGCTGGGCGACTTCGTGCTCGCCGGTGGCGAGGTGGCAGCCCTTGCCCTCATCGAGGCCACTGCACGCCTGGTTCCCGGCGTGATGGGCAACGCCACCTCCGCCTTGGAGGAGTCGCACTCCGAGAACCTGCTCGAGTACCCGCACTACACCCGCCCGGCCGAGTTTCGGGGCTGGGAGGTGCCCGACGTGTTGACATCCGGCGACCACGCTCGGGTGGCCCGTTGGCGCCGGGCTCAGGCCCTGGCCCGCACGCTGGCCGACCGTCCGGACCTCATCGAGGCCCGAGGTGGCCTGACGGCGGCCGACCGAAAGCTGCTCGCCGAGTTCCACCTGGGCTGA
- the rimM gene encoding ribosome maturation factor RimM (Essential for efficient processing of 16S rRNA), whose protein sequence is MGRLLKPHGLAGEVVVQLVTDRLERVKPGSVLHHEGGTLTVRSSRPHQDRHLVRFAEVSTREQGDALRGVVLSAPPLDDADGFWVHELVGATVVSSDGIGRGVVESVQANPAHDLLVLEGGALVPVTFIVDGPVDGRITVEVPDGLFDLYA, encoded by the coding sequence GTGGGTCGCCTCCTGAAGCCCCACGGGCTTGCGGGCGAGGTCGTGGTGCAGTTGGTCACCGACCGGCTCGAACGGGTGAAGCCCGGTTCGGTCCTGCACCACGAAGGTGGCACGCTGACCGTTCGATCCTCGCGCCCTCACCAGGACCGTCATCTCGTGCGCTTCGCCGAGGTGTCCACCCGCGAGCAGGGTGATGCGTTGCGAGGCGTCGTACTGTCCGCGCCACCGTTGGACGATGCTGACGGGTTCTGGGTGCACGAACTGGTCGGCGCAACCGTGGTGTCCTCCGATGGCATCGGGCGCGGCGTCGTCGAGTCGGTGCAGGCCAACCCCGCACACGATCTGTTGGTGTTGGAGGGTGGTGCGCTGGTGCCGGTGACGTTCATCGTCGATGGCCCCGTTGATGGCCGCATCACCGTTGAGGTTCCCGATGGGCTCTTCGACCTCTACGCCTGA
- a CDS encoding KH domain-containing protein yields the protein MSDLSKATEVAEYLAKALADEPDAVSVAVNTEGDTPQIDVTVAQGDLGRVIGKRGRVANAFRTVVRAAAHQDGSSVDVEFDS from the coding sequence ATGAGCGACCTCTCCAAGGCCACCGAGGTGGCCGAGTATCTGGCCAAGGCACTGGCCGATGAGCCCGATGCGGTGTCGGTCGCCGTCAACACCGAGGGCGACACCCCCCAGATCGACGTCACCGTCGCCCAGGGCGACCTCGGGCGGGTCATCGGCAAGCGTGGCCGGGTGGCCAACGCCTTCCGTACCGTCGTGCGGGCCGCCGCCCACCAGGACGGTTCGTCGGTGGACGTGGAGTTCGACTCCTGA